One Sagittula stellata E-37 genomic window carries:
- a CDS encoding nucleobase:cation symporter-2 family protein produces MTSTSNDTGTLIYGLDDTPAPPAAALAAMQHILASIVGIVTPTLVIGGVLGLGEHIPYLIAMSLFVSGVATFIQCYRVGPVGSGLLSVQGTSFAFLGPVLAAGFAVKNAGGTPEDMLAMIFGLCLAGCLVEIVLSQFVDKLDRIITPTVTGIVITVIGLSLVKVGFTDFAGGAQAGETLGAPVNLLMGAIVVAVILVLTFVGNPMLRISAIMIGLVVGTIVAMVLGQVDLSRAGQGELLAIPQPLKYGLDFDIGLFLPIAFVFLVTAIETSGDLTANSVIAGQPVKGPLYMKRIKGGILADGVNSGLAALFNTFPNTTFSQNNGVIQMTGVASRHVGLYIAGILVVLGFLPVVGQIFLLIPKPVLGGATLVLFGTIAVAGIRILATQEIDRKKVYIMAVSFGLGLGVTLVPDATQNLPVFLKQVVATPITLAGLSAIILSLVIPDTEETSKPVETVAPVEEETAAV; encoded by the coding sequence ATGACGAGTACATCGAACGACACGGGAACCCTGATCTACGGGCTGGACGATACCCCCGCCCCGCCCGCTGCCGCGCTGGCGGCCATGCAGCACATCCTCGCCTCCATCGTGGGGATCGTGACGCCGACGCTGGTGATCGGCGGCGTCCTCGGGTTGGGAGAGCACATCCCCTACCTCATCGCCATGTCGCTGTTCGTGTCGGGCGTGGCGACCTTCATCCAGTGCTACCGGGTCGGTCCGGTCGGCTCTGGCCTGCTGAGCGTGCAGGGCACTTCCTTTGCCTTTCTCGGGCCGGTGCTGGCGGCGGGCTTTGCGGTGAAGAACGCGGGCGGCACGCCGGAGGACATGCTGGCGATGATCTTCGGACTCTGCCTTGCCGGTTGCCTCGTGGAGATCGTGCTGAGCCAGTTCGTCGACAAGCTGGACCGCATCATCACGCCGACCGTGACGGGCATCGTCATCACGGTGATCGGGCTGTCGCTGGTCAAGGTGGGCTTCACCGATTTCGCCGGCGGTGCACAGGCGGGCGAGACGCTTGGCGCACCGGTGAACCTGCTGATGGGAGCCATCGTCGTGGCAGTCATCCTTGTGCTGACCTTCGTAGGCAATCCGATGCTGCGCATTTCGGCGATCATGATCGGGCTGGTCGTCGGCACCATCGTCGCCATGGTCCTGGGCCAGGTCGATCTGTCGCGCGCCGGTCAGGGTGAGCTGCTGGCGATCCCGCAGCCGCTGAAATACGGGCTGGATTTCGACATCGGGCTTTTCCTGCCCATCGCCTTCGTCTTCCTCGTGACGGCGATCGAGACGTCGGGCGACCTGACGGCGAACTCCGTGATCGCGGGCCAGCCGGTGAAGGGGCCGCTCTACATGAAGCGGATCAAGGGCGGCATCCTTGCGGACGGGGTGAACTCCGGCCTCGCGGCACTGTTCAACACCTTCCCGAACACGACCTTCAGCCAGAACAACGGGGTGATCCAGATGACCGGCGTCGCCTCGCGGCACGTGGGGCTGTATATCGCGGGCATTCTGGTGGTGCTGGGCTTCCTGCCGGTGGTGGGGCAGATCTTCCTCCTGATCCCCAAGCCGGTGCTGGGCGGTGCGACGCTGGTGCTGTTCGGGACCATCGCGGTGGCGGGCATCCGCATCCTCGCCACGCAGGAGATCGACCGCAAGAAGGTCTACATCATGGCGGTGTCCTTCGGGCTTGGCCTTGGTGTGACGCTGGTGCCGGATGCCACGCAGAACCTGCCGGTCTTCCTCAAGCAGGTGGTCGCCACGCCGATCACGCTGGCGGGCCTGTCGGCGATCATTCTGTCACTGGTGATCCCGGATACCGAAGAGACCTCCAAACCGGTCGAGACCGTGGCGCCGGTGGAGGAAGAGACGGCGGCCGTCTGA
- a CDS encoding 4a-hydroxytetrahydrobiopterin dehydratase, which translates to MTEKLSDTGRKTVLEPLFATGWEMVEDRDAIRKTFKFDDFTAAFGWMTRAAMYAEKWNHHPEWSNVYNTVEVTLSTHDVGGLSSLDAKLARKMDGLIG; encoded by the coding sequence ATGACCGAGAAACTGTCGGACACCGGGCGCAAGACCGTGCTGGAACCGCTTTTCGCCACCGGATGGGAGATGGTCGAGGACCGCGACGCCATCCGCAAGACGTTCAAGTTCGACGACTTCACCGCCGCCTTCGGCTGGATGACGCGGGCCGCGATGTACGCCGAGAAGTGGAACCACCACCCGGAGTGGTCGAATGTCTACAACACCGTCGAGGTCACGCTGAGCACGCATGACGTGGGCGGGCTGTCTTCGCTGGATGCAAAGCTTGCGCGAAAGATGGACGGCCTGATCGGCTGA
- a CDS encoding GNAT family N-acetyltransferase has translation MNTETAQRDVTVSVLPSLGDIAPEVWDACACPEAADGQRPGDPFTTHRFLKALEDSGSVDARTGWEPHHLSVEVEGQVVAVAPMYAKSHSQGEYIFDHSWAHALENAGGRYYPKMQIAVPFTPATGRRFLVKPGWETLGRSALVQGAIQFAANHGLSSVHATFCTEEEAEAGAEMGLLHRVTQQFHWDNDGYADFDAFLATLSSRKRKTIRKERAKAQDFGGEIHMLTGDALLPEHWDAFWHFYQDTGARKWGSPYLTRRFFDIAQETLRDDIALVMCEREGRYVAGALNFIGRDVLYGRYWGCVEDHPCLHFEACYYQAIDFAIAHGLGRVEAGAQGEHKLARGYLPKPVHSLHWLAEPSFSDAVARYLEAERRAVDEDIEILTSYGPFRKDRREEQE, from the coding sequence ATGAACACAGAGACTGCGCAGCGCGACGTGACCGTGAGCGTCCTGCCCTCGCTTGGCGATATTGCGCCCGAGGTCTGGGATGCCTGCGCCTGTCCCGAGGCCGCGGACGGGCAGCGGCCCGGCGATCCGTTCACCACCCACCGGTTCCTGAAGGCGCTGGAGGACAGCGGGTCAGTCGATGCACGCACCGGGTGGGAGCCGCACCACCTGTCGGTCGAGGTGGAGGGCCAGGTCGTGGCGGTGGCGCCGATGTACGCCAAGAGCCACAGCCAGGGCGAATACATCTTCGATCATTCCTGGGCCCATGCGCTGGAGAACGCGGGCGGTCGCTATTACCCGAAGATGCAGATCGCGGTGCCCTTCACCCCCGCCACCGGACGGCGGTTCCTGGTGAAGCCGGGCTGGGAGACGCTGGGCCGTTCGGCGCTGGTGCAGGGCGCGATCCAGTTCGCGGCGAACCACGGGTTGAGTTCAGTCCACGCCACCTTCTGCACCGAGGAAGAGGCGGAGGCCGGGGCGGAGATGGGCCTGCTGCACCGGGTGACGCAGCAGTTTCACTGGGACAACGACGGATACGCCGATTTCGACGCCTTCCTGGCGACGCTGTCCTCGCGCAAGCGCAAGACCATCCGCAAGGAGCGCGCGAAGGCGCAGGACTTCGGCGGCGAGATCCACATGCTGACGGGCGACGCCCTGCTGCCCGAGCACTGGGACGCCTTCTGGCACTTCTATCAGGACACCGGGGCGCGGAAGTGGGGCTCGCCCTACCTGACGCGCCGGTTCTTCGACATCGCGCAGGAGACGCTGCGGGACGACATCGCGCTGGTGATGTGCGAACGCGAGGGGCGCTATGTTGCAGGCGCGCTGAACTTCATCGGGCGCGACGTGCTGTACGGGCGCTACTGGGGCTGCGTCGAGGACCACCCCTGCCTGCATTTCGAGGCCTGTTATTATCAGGCCATCGACTTTGCCATCGCGCACGGCCTTGGCCGGGTCGAGGCCGGGGCGCAGGGCGAACACAAGCTGGCGCGCGGGTATCTGCCGAAACCGGTGCATTCCCTGCACTGGCTGGCAGAACCCTCCTTTTCGGATGCCGTTGCGCGCTATCTGGAAGCGGAGCGGCGCGCGGTTGATGAGGATATCGAGATCCTGACCAGCTACGGGCCGTTCAGAAAAGACAGACGCGAGGAACAAGAATGA
- a CDS encoding glycerophosphodiester phosphodiesterase family protein, protein MMLPRAFLDRPVAHRAFHDRAAGRPENSRAAIRAAVAAGYPIELDLQLSADGEAMVFHDYDLARLTGASGPVAQRTAAELGGLLLRDAEDGIPTLTEVLGIVAGQVPLLIEVKDQDGQMGPNVGPLEEACARAIESYPGEAALMSFNPHSVAALARLCPRRPRGLTTCAGTAEDYPTLPAARRVELAEIGLADEMPLHFISHHHGDLDNPRVAQLKARGLSILCWTIRTPAEEAEARRIADNVTFEGYPA, encoded by the coding sequence ATGATGCTGCCGCGCGCCTTCCTCGACCGGCCTGTCGCGCATCGGGCTTTCCATGACCGGGCGGCCGGACGGCCGGAGAACAGCCGGGCCGCGATCCGGGCCGCCGTGGCGGCGGGGTATCCCATCGAGCTGGACCTGCAACTGTCGGCGGATGGCGAGGCCATGGTCTTTCACGACTATGACCTGGCGCGGCTGACCGGCGCCAGCGGTCCGGTGGCGCAGCGCACGGCGGCGGAACTGGGCGGCCTTCTTTTGCGCGACGCGGAAGACGGCATCCCGACACTGACCGAGGTGCTGGGGATCGTCGCGGGCCAGGTGCCGCTGCTGATCGAGGTCAAGGATCAGGACGGCCAGATGGGCCCGAACGTGGGTCCGCTGGAGGAGGCCTGCGCGCGGGCCATCGAGAGCTACCCGGGTGAGGCGGCGCTGATGTCGTTCAACCCGCATTCCGTGGCGGCGCTTGCACGTTTGTGTCCGCGCCGCCCGCGTGGCCTGACGACCTGCGCGGGCACCGCCGAGGATTACCCGACCCTGCCCGCCGCGCGGCGTGTGGAACTGGCGGAGATCGGGTTGGCGGACGAGATGCCGCTGCACTTCATCAGCCATCACCACGGCGACCTGGACAATCCCCGGGTGGCGCAACTGAAGGCGCGCGGCCTGTCGATCCTGTGCTGGACGATCCGCACCCCCGCCGAGGAAGCGGAGGCGCGGCGCATCGCCGATAATGTGACGTTCGAGGGCTACCCCGCTTGA
- a CDS encoding RidA family protein — MSNEIEERLQTLGLTLPDAPVPAANYVPYVLTGNTLYVSGQISMMDGELIKGKVGADLDVDQGAAAAMACALSLLAQVKAACGGDLTRLKRVVKLVGFVNSLGNFTDQPKVINGASDLMVAVLGDKGRHARSAVSAAALPLGVAVEIEGIFEVE; from the coding sequence ATGAGCAACGAGATCGAAGAGCGCCTTCAGACGCTTGGCCTGACCCTTCCCGACGCGCCTGTACCGGCTGCGAACTACGTGCCTTACGTGCTGACCGGCAACACGCTGTATGTGTCCGGCCAGATCAGCATGATGGATGGCGAACTGATCAAGGGCAAGGTGGGCGCGGACCTGGACGTCGACCAAGGTGCGGCGGCGGCGATGGCCTGCGCGCTGAGCCTGCTGGCACAGGTCAAGGCGGCCTGCGGCGGCGACCTGACCCGGCTGAAGCGCGTTGTGAAGCTGGTGGGCTTCGTCAATTCGCTGGGCAATTTCACCGACCAGCCGAAGGTGATCAACGGCGCCTCGGACCTGATGGTCGCCGTTCTGGGCGACAAGGGGCGGCATGCCCGCTCTGCCGTGTCGGCGGCGGCGCTGCCGCTGGGCGTCGCGGTGGAGATCGAAGGCATCTTCGAGGTCGAATGA